Proteins encoded in a region of the Paramagnetospirillum magneticum AMB-1 genome:
- a CDS encoding UDP-glucuronic acid decarboxylase family protein: MKYDRKRVLVTGGAGFLGSHLCERLLAEGCDVLCVDNFFTGTKANIAHLLDNPYFEMMRHDVTFPLYVEVDEIFNLACPASPIHYQRDPVQTTKTSVHGAINMLGLAKRVGAKIFQSSTSEVYGDPDVHPQPESYRGNVNPIGPRACYDEGKRCAETLFFDYWRQHSLRIKVARIFNTYGPRMHPDDGRVVSNFIMQALQGQPITLYGDGSQTRSFCYVDDLIEGFIRLMNSPDDITGPINLGNPREMTIRQLAELVVRMTGAKSEIIYKPLPADDPMQRKPDITQAKAVLNDWEPKVALEQGLEKTIAYFKGKIAE, translated from the coding sequence ATGAAGTATGATCGCAAGCGGGTTCTGGTCACGGGCGGCGCCGGCTTCCTCGGCTCCCACCTCTGCGAGCGGCTGCTGGCGGAAGGCTGCGACGTGCTGTGCGTCGACAACTTCTTCACCGGCACCAAGGCCAACATCGCGCATCTGCTGGACAATCCCTATTTCGAGATGATGCGCCACGACGTCACCTTCCCGCTGTATGTGGAAGTGGACGAGATTTTCAATCTGGCCTGCCCGGCGTCCCCCATCCACTACCAGCGCGACCCGGTGCAGACCACCAAGACCTCGGTGCACGGCGCCATCAACATGCTGGGCCTGGCAAAAAGGGTGGGCGCGAAGATCTTCCAGTCCTCCACCTCCGAGGTGTATGGCGATCCGGATGTGCATCCCCAGCCGGAAAGCTATCGCGGCAACGTCAATCCCATCGGCCCGCGCGCCTGCTACGACGAGGGCAAGCGCTGCGCCGAGACGCTGTTCTTCGATTACTGGCGCCAGCACAGCCTGCGCATCAAGGTGGCGCGCATCTTCAACACCTATGGCCCGCGCATGCATCCCGACGATGGCCGCGTGGTGTCCAATTTCATCATGCAGGCGCTGCAGGGCCAGCCCATCACGCTCTACGGCGACGGCAGCCAGACCCGTTCGTTCTGCTATGTGGATGACCTGATCGAAGGCTTCATCCGCCTGATGAACAGCCCCGACGACATCACCGGCCCCATCAACCTGGGCAACCCGCGCGAGATGACCATCCGCCAGTTGGCCGAACTGGTGGTCCGAATGACTGGCGCCAAGTCCGAGATCATCTACAAGCCGCTGCCCGCCGACGACCCCATGCAGCGCAAACCCGACATCACTCAGGCCAAGGCCGTGCTGAACGACTGGGAGCCCAAGGTGGCGCTGGAGCAGGGCCTGGAAAAGACCATCGCCTATTTCAAGGGCAAGATTGCCGAGTGA
- a CDS encoding RsmB/NOP family class I SAM-dependent RNA methyltransferase, with translation MKRASSTSPRAIAVDLLSMVLDKGRLLDDVLDDSRLSRLEDRDRGFVRMLLGTTLRRLGQIDTLIEHCLDKPMRAGAAGAEHALRLGICQLLFLDVAPHAAISTTVDLVKGSKLAGFAKLLNAVLRRLDREGRDLAAAQDAGLLNTPEWLWRSWVKAYGEDGAHAIAAAHLIEAPVDITVAADSALWAERLEASVLPTGSLRRAAGGSVAALPGFDDGAWWIQDAAAALPARLLGDVRGKAVADLCAAPGGKALQLAVAGADLTALDRSAKRLVRFTANLKRLGLKAKVVEADAGAWTPPAPFDAILLDAPCSATGTLRRHPDVARHKNPAEVMKLAGVQARLLQAAIPMLKPGGTLVYCTCSLEAEEGPEQIAALLAGGAPLRRVPIRPEEVGGLAELITPEGDLRTLPCHLASQGGMDAFFAARLEKVS, from the coding sequence ATGAAGCGAGCCTCCTCCACCTCACCGCGCGCCATCGCCGTCGACCTGCTGTCCATGGTGCTGGACAAGGGCCGATTGCTCGACGACGTGCTGGACGATTCCCGCCTATCCCGGTTGGAAGACCGCGATCGCGGCTTCGTGCGCATGCTGCTGGGCACCACGCTGAGACGGCTGGGCCAGATCGACACCCTGATCGAGCATTGCCTGGACAAGCCCATGCGGGCCGGCGCCGCCGGGGCCGAACACGCGCTGCGCTTAGGAATCTGCCAGTTGCTGTTCCTGGACGTGGCGCCCCATGCCGCCATCTCCACCACCGTGGATCTGGTCAAGGGCTCCAAGCTGGCCGGTTTCGCCAAGCTGCTGAACGCGGTGCTGCGCCGCCTGGACCGCGAGGGCCGCGATCTGGCGGCCGCCCAGGATGCCGGGCTGCTCAACACGCCGGAATGGCTGTGGCGCTCTTGGGTCAAGGCCTATGGCGAGGACGGCGCCCACGCCATCGCCGCCGCCCATCTGATCGAGGCGCCGGTGGACATCACGGTGGCCGCCGATTCCGCCCTGTGGGCCGAGCGGCTGGAGGCTTCGGTCCTGCCCACCGGATCGCTGCGCCGCGCCGCCGGCGGCTCGGTCGCCGCCCTGCCCGGCTTCGACGACGGAGCCTGGTGGATTCAGGACGCCGCCGCCGCCCTGCCCGCCCGCCTGCTGGGCGACGTCAGGGGCAAGGCTGTGGCCGATCTGTGCGCCGCGCCGGGGGGCAAAGCGCTGCAACTGGCCGTCGCCGGAGCCGATCTCACCGCGCTCGACCGCTCGGCCAAGCGGCTGGTGCGCTTTACCGCCAACCTGAAGCGCCTGGGCCTGAAGGCCAAGGTGGTGGAAGCCGATGCCGGCGCCTGGACGCCGCCCGCCCCCTTCGACGCCATCCTGCTGGATGCCCCGTGCTCGGCCACCGGCACCCTGCGCCGCCACCCGGACGTGGCCCGGCACAAGAACCCGGCCGAGGTGATGAAGCTGGCCGGCGTCCAGGCCCGCCTGCTGCAGGCGGCCATTCCCATGCTGAAGCCGGGCGGCACCCTGGTCTACTGCACCTGTTCGCTGGAGGCGGAGGAAGGCCCGGAGCAGATCGCCGCCCTGCTGGCCGGAGGCGCGCCGCTCAGGCGCGTCCCCATCCGCCCCGAGGAGGTTGGCGGGCTGGCCGAACTGATCACCCCCGAGGGCGATCTGCGCACCCTGCCCTGCCATCTTGCCTCGCAGGGCGGCATGGATGCATTCTTCGCGGCGCGTTTGGAGAAGGTTTCATGA